A window from Cryptomeria japonica chromosome 1, Sugi_1.0, whole genome shotgun sequence encodes these proteins:
- the LOC131026703 gene encoding polygalacturonase At1g48100-like — translation MSSSRIIHVMFVVILVFGLRYKCLGARDFKIRSLVALSSPNSTYHYDVYSNVVDVTTLGAKGDGETDDTKAFLAAWQAACEKDSATLLIPSDYQFLVGPLTFLGPCKSNILFKIKGNVIAPVNSKAWASKPLNWINFSKLNGITIVGDGTFDGQGAAWWKNSEQEDTDGSKLPSLRPTAIRFYGSYDVTVQGITIRNSPQFHLKFDSCTSVTVVNFTTSSPANSPNTDGIHLQNSEDVEIHHSTLACGDDCMSIQTGCSGIRVHNINCGPGHGISIGSLGKDGTKACVSNVSVYDSNIHDASNVVRIKTWQGGIGQVKSVSFSNIEVSNVKVPIDVDQFYCDKKACSNQTSGVFISDVTYKKSTGTYSQTPVYLACSDEMPCTDLKLINIELEPVGANENDPFCWNSYGDQENGVECLQPGRPPNDPSHTQSPDEKC, via the exons ATGTCTTCAAGTAGAATAATACATGTTATGTTTGTTGTTATACTTGTCTTCGGCTTGAGATATAAGTGCTTAGGTGCAAGGGATTTCAAGATCAGATCACTTGTTGCCTTATCATCGCCTAATTCTACTTATCATTATGACGTCTATTCGAACGTGGTGGACGTTACAACATTGGGTGCCAAGGGTGATGGAGAGACAGATGACACCAAG GCATTTCTGGCGGCATGGCAAGCAGCATGTGAGAAGGACTCAGCTACACTACTTATTCCATCTGATTACCAGTTTCTAGTTGGTCCTCTTACCTTCTTGGGACCCTGTAAATCAAATATCCTCTTTAAG ataaaaggAA atgttatcgcTCCGGTTAATTCAAAGGCATGGGCATCTAAACCATTGAACTGGATAAATTTTTCAAAACTCAATGGCATTACTATTGTTGGAGACGGAACTTTTGACGGACAAGGAGCAGCTTGGTGGAAGAATTCCGAACAAGAAGACACG GATGGAAGCAAATTACCAAGCCTAAGGCCCACT GCAATAAGATTCTACGGAAGCTATGACGTGACTGTACAGGGCATAACAATAAGAAACAGTCCACAATTTCACCTCAAGTTTGACAGTTGCACTTCTGTTACAGTAGTTAATTTCACAACTTCCTCTCCCGCGAACAGCCCAAACACAGACGGAATTCATCTCCAGAATTCTGAAGATGTTGAAATACACCACTCCACTCTGGCATGTG GAGATGACTGCATGTCAATACAAACAGGCTGCTCAGGCATTCGCGTGCACAATATCAACTGCGGCCCTGGTCACGGTATCAG TATTGGAAGTCTTGGAAAAGATGGAACGAAGGCCTGCGTTTCCAACGTGAGTGTCTATGACAGCAACATCCATGATGCTTCCAACGTAGTCCGGATAAAAACATGGCAG GGAGGAATTGGACAGGTGAAGAGCGTGTCATTCTCGAACATAGAGGTTTCCAACGTAAAAGTGCCCATTGATGTTGATCAATTTTACTGTGACAAAAAGGCCTGCAGCAACCAAACGTCGGGAGTATTTATATCAGACGTCACTTATAAAAAATCCACAGGCACTTATTCTCAAACTCCAGTTTATTTGGCTTGCAGCGACGAGATGCCATGCACCGATTTAAAGTTAATAAACATTGAACTTGAGCCAGTTGGTGCAAACGAAAATGATCCCTTCTGCTGGAATAGCTATGGAGACCAGGAGAACGGTGTAGAGTGCCTGCAACCTGGAAGACCCCCAAACGATCCTTCCCATACTCAATCACCAGACGAGAAGTGTTAA